From the genome of Mastacembelus armatus chromosome 5, fMasArm1.2, whole genome shotgun sequence:
CCACACAACCACCACCCAGTACAACAATGTACTTAAGGTGGCTCCCTCATCACTACTAACACCAACGTAACAGTGGGTGAGGGAGTTGTTTTAGAGGCCAAGGCAGGGCTTTCCCATCACTCTAGAGAGGttcattttgtttcaaatgaaaacaatgccAAGAATCAGCCAGAGATGTACAATTTTTGCATACATTAGCAGTATCTTACTCAACATACCACTAAATAAACTGTTTACTATGTGCACAGAGACAACACATCTACACTACTGCTGTAAAGTTGACATAAAGAACACTTAATGGTCTCTAAGTTGACCACAATCACAAATCCTGTGCTTTCTTTGTTGAAATGCCTTTTTCAACACTCATTTGTTGCTATATGGCTACTTGGCAAATTTTGCTGACAACATGCTTAGCAGGCACCTCATCTGTCCAAAAGCAGCAGAGTTGCAACTTAGTGTGCAACACCTTGGTTAGGTTCAGGATGAATCATTAGTGTGCCTTTTCTTCAGGCATTGTACACTGTAGTAGCTTTCCAATGAACATGTCTCTTTGCTTAGCCTAAAAGCTTGTGCTGAAGTAGTGCCTGAACAGTGCAAAGCATTAATCAAACAAGTGAAAACAAGCCAAGACTGTggcaaagctttttttttgtttgttttttagttctCTTTAAATTGCATGTCAGCTACTTTGGCACAGTTCTTTGGTGGGTAGTGCTTTTGGGCCATTTAGTCACCACAAAACTTCAGGTTTTGACTTCATGTCATTCTTAATATATCATTGTCATAATCAGCAGCTGGGACAGCAGCACTGTCAAGCTGTGACGTTTAATATAAGATGCATACACAAAGTCAAGGACAAAAAAGCTACACTGGTTACATAAGACATATGTGAGAAGACGCATACACACATAAGTACGCTCacactaaaataaatgtaaaccaGCCCTGTAGAGACACTCCAAAGAGTGGCCCTCGCAACAGAAGCATCTCCAGAGGAAATGTGGCCAAGGCAAGGTAACAGGATAAATAAGTTCTTTGCATCATTGCCAGCAGACAATGAGCCACATCGATAACATTGGGAGAAAAATAAGCCCTATGTGAGGGACTACTGGACAAGGTAAGGGTTTGTAAAGTTGAGGTATGTTTAGTTTAAAGTGGGCTGGAAATGAAGTGTGGGGAAATCATGGTATTATGTTCTGCTGCAGAATGTCTAGACGTGAGGTAACCATGAGTTTTATGTCTGGAAGACACTGTACAGTTTATATAGGCTGCAAATTGATCCTGTCTTCACAAACTTGTTATACAAGAGACAgaatctgcaaaataaaaataaaaaataaaataaaatggtgaTTAAAAGCCATACCTAAATTATAAACCAAGCACACCACAAGAAATTAAAAGCAACAGCAGTAGAAGCATTTTGCCCATAGATTATCTAAAGCCTCTCAGGGAGCTGTTGGTAAGGGCCCATCTCTTTGAATACCCACAGGTCATCAAGCACAACTATTTTATTAAGTCTGGGTGAAAACTGTGGCCCATAGTGGCTGAAGCTGTGGCACAGACCGAGACTATGTGGTACAGTCTGACCACAGTGATTCCTCACTCTATCACACACTGCAGTAAATCCTGCAGCCCCTCAAGGGTGCGATGAAAGAGAAACATTCGGGGGAGAGCTACTTTAATAAAAGCTCTCCTAAACTTAACCATAAGTGTCAGGTACAGGAGAGCAATTACAGCAGAACTGCTCTGGCTCACTTTCTCTTGTTCTTCCTATCCCCTCCCCCCTTTGCCTTACTTTACAGCTATACTTTCTGTCTTCCTGCTCTTCTGCTCCTTTTATTAACACATCCCCTTCACTTGATCTCTCACCTTTTTCCTCATCCTTCTCAGCCTCCCTGTGTGAAAAGAACTCCCccacattttttcacttttaattgCAACCCATAATGACTTTCTGTAAGGTGAATAACTTGCGTTCAATGAGCTACACAATTGCTGTTAACTGTTCTATCACACTTGCAAAGGAAGCAGCGGCACCAGATGTGACCTTTAAATCtaccaaataaaaaacagaagtaaGCTTTCCCACAAGCATTGTCCATCTTCTGAAAGCCAGTGATGCCTGACACAGCAGGCTGCTCATCTCTTACTTTGCTACAAGATCTACTTAGCCAGGTCCTCTCTGCTCATCTGAGATACAGTGTAAGAATATCTGTCAGCTGTTGAGGGGTCAAGATTGCACTTGTGAATGGATAGGCCCAGGCCTAACAAGAGATGATTTCGTTAAAAGTGACTCTAACAGCTCACCTATTTTCTAGACCACAAATGGAATGAATAAGAAGATTAggtaaaacacactgaaagagTTTTTATCAGTCCTTTTAGGTTTGCTTAAGCTAACACAAAGCCATTTTAACTGAAATGAATATTCACCATACCTTTCAGTGTCTGCTTTTGATGGCTGGGGTTTGGTTTCGATCCCAGGGAAACTGTTCATGTCCACATAACCATCATTCTCATTGCTGGCAACTGTCGTGCGGTTAGGATCCTCAAAAAACTCAGTAACCGTGTGAGATCTAGTGGGTCTGCCAGGGATCTGGATGTTCTCATAATCTGAGCTCATGGCTGGGATGTTTTCATAGTCTGATGTGTCTGCACTAGGGAAGGAGATGGAGCGGGGTTTGGTCAAAGGCAGTGGCATGGCAGAGCGACGCGAACGCTCCTCGAAGGATTCCACTCTGGAGACGTTCCGGCCATAAGTTTTGAGGTCACCTTTTCTTCTCTGGTAGTCTTTGTACAGAACAAATGTGGATGGTGAGTCTGAAGAATGCTGCTGGGTGGTCACGATGTGGGATGGGAGCTGAGGAGAGCTGCCGGTGCTTCTTCGATCAAGCTCTATGACTCTAACTGGGCCGTGATGGCTGGACTCGGAGGAAGAACGTGAAGAGCGGACACTTCCGTCGCTGAAACCTTTTGAATCTGGCTTCCTCTTGAACTTGAGTGCCAGAAAGCGCTTGAAGGAAGATGTCTTCTTCTTAGGAATGTCACTGGGCTCATGCTGGATTAGGAGGGATGGAGAACTCTTGGTGACTGGTCTCTTAGTAATGTATGCCAGCTCAAAGGGTGGTGGGATGTCCACTAGAGAGGTTGGTGTGGAAACACCACTAGATGATTGATGGCTACGCTGGGAGAAGCTTCCAGAAGAGGTTATGACACACGGGAGTGACAGGTTATCATCTTTCCTCCTTATTCTGATCTCATCCTTCAGAAAGGGGCCAGTCTCTGTTGGGGTAGTCAACGACAAATCTGGCCCGTCCGTAGACCGGGAGTACAGCAAGAAGCTGCGAGACTTAATCGATGGGATTGGGCAGTTGATCTCAGGCTGTTGTGAATGGCTGAGAGgttcattgtttttatccaaGGCCACTGTGCAGTAGTCATGAGTCTGATACTCTGTCCCTGTCTCCTCTGGTACAGTCTCTGGGACATAACCTGGAATTTTCCCAGAATAAGAGCGAGACCGTGTGACAATTGTCTTTCTATCCAGTGTTACAAAGTTCTCCCCTTCTGAGTCAAACCCTGCCTCCTCATATATATGCTCGTCACTGTCTGAGTCTGTGTCTTCATAGTAAGGCACAATATGGCAGTCCAGTTCCTCAATGTCTTCTTCAAAGGCCTCAGTAGTGTGGGCAAAAACCACCCTGTTGGTGAGCTCCGGGGTGCGGCCCAGGTCTAGGTCTGCCGGCACTGTGATGTTGCATAACCTGAGGCGAGGCTGGCAGCTTTTTCGTTGGCTGCGGAAAGCCTGTTCTCGTTTAGCTGTTCTCTCTTTTACACTTTTGcctttgatatgttttttttctgtttcggcctcatcatcctcatcgCCTATCTCGACGTAATCCTCTGATGAGATGCACTCCAATTGCTCTAGTTCATTTGCTTTAGGGCAGAGTGACTCATCAATGTCTGCATACTCATCTGCTGACTCAGTGTCCTTTGCTGTTGTGTTGTACTGATTTGGCTGCTTGATGCCCTCCTCAATCTCACCGTGTTCTGAGAGGGCTTGCTTATCCTCTAGTTTGTCCACATCATCTGAAGATACATAGtaaggttcctggttagaaGCACCTGGAATTTGCGGCTCATTTGATGGTTTGTCATCAGTATCATCCTGACTCCATTCAGGGTCAGCAATGCCGGTCGTATCTCCCGGAACAGCTTCTATGACTGAATAAGGCCCAAACACATCCTCAGTGCTTGATTTAAATCGAAAACAGCCAGAGAGGTCCTTGGTGGCCCGTTCTGGTTGCCATACCTCTGTATCTCCTGTTTCAGCTGGGTCGCATGACTCACATGTATCACTAGCATCATCTGTATGGCCAATCACATCGTAGGGATACTCTTCAGCTAGAGTTGGAAGCACACTGAACCCAAATGCAAATCCCCCAGCTTCTAGCTCCGCCTCATCAGTGACTAAGTCActgttaaaacagttttcactttgttcaCTCTCTGCGTCATTAAGTCTTATATCAGTGTCCTTATCACCCTGAATGAGTGGCTGTGTTAGATCAAGATTTTCTTCATCTAcatgttcatctgagtgttctaAAGCATCACCAAGTATTTCAGTCTTTTCACTAaacctctcttcctcctcctcctcttcctcctctcctgctgcaTCCTTAGTTTCCGTTAGAAGAAGTGAAGGTGTTAATGTATTCTCATCATCAGTGTGATTGCCACCTTCAGGCTGGTCAGTGTTTTCATCTTCAGTAGTGTCAACAGCATCATCAGCTTTTATTGTGTCCTCAGAGCCAATGCTGGATATGCCACCATCATTTTCTAATATGTCTGCTTCTTGTTCCTTCTCAGCTCCTCCCTCTGCTATATCCTCTTTGTTGCTTTCGCCTGTGCCACTGTCATTAACCCCATCCTCTCCCTcacttttctcttctttgtcCTGATTCTCCTCTGCCATTTCATGGAGATCCTCAGTTTCCCCATCAGAGTAAGACAGGTCTCCGTTACTGAGACTCTGTTGGCAGCAGGGCTCCCCCTGCGGGAGAGACTCAAACAGGGGCTTTGGTTTTGGGGCAACAGGAGGTTTCGGACCACGCACTGTAGGACAAGGTCTGGACATCAGCTTGGACTGCACTTTGATGGTCAGATGACTGCGGATCTTTGGCTGAGGGACTTGCAGTGGGTTTTGAAAGTCtgtgcaaagaaagaaaaaaataatgaacgAGCTCTTAAAACTAcgtaaataaaatgttcatttctcaAACATgtgaagtgtttatttttaactgtaGAACTGAAGGACAAATGGGGCATGTATATGTGGGCATAGTTTTTGTAcagaatacaaagaaaaaatatggtCCTGCATTGTAGTGACATGCAAAATGCTGCAGGGGAAATTAtcagcaggaaaaacaacagagcCACAGGGTACTTAGAGCAGGAACAATAACATCTCCCTGTCTGGGAAATGACACATGCAAGCTGGTTGCTTATAGATTGTTTTGCTTATACAAGTGATTGGCAAATCTTGATCAAATTTTTAAAGATAATTCGTTACCTTTAATGAAATTACAAGGATGATTAAGCCTTTAATTTGTAACTACAACATCCTATTGTGTGCACCATGTCATGCCATTGTATCTGAACTTTAAATATAATTAAGTGTTAGAAGTTGTGAAAGATTGAAAATTTAGAACTGTCATGAAACATGCCTGTACTTAACAAAGTGTACACCCCGTGTCTCTTCCTGTTATTTAGTACCTGCCCTGACGCACATCCTATTAAGCTCTGTGTGCACTGACTATCTCTGtgttctctccctcctctcactTTGGCCAGTGGCTGCTTGTCTCGTTCTCTCTCTGGAGACATCAGTCAgattgtgatgttttttgtgaGAAACTGGTCCTGTATTACCACATATCATGTcacgtacacacaaacacgtatGTCTCTATGAATGCCAGAGCCTCATTGAACGACACAGGATGTCCATTGGGGGAAGGACAAGAAGATCATGGCCCCCCACCATTCCTCCATGAACCTATCCTGGAGtacacattttcacaacaaaaatgCACTTCCTTCTCGTCATTCTTCCCCAATTCTCATGAAACATACTCACACTGCCTCACAGCCATACATTTgtttgagggggggggggttcctTTGAGTGTGTCAAAGAACAATAAAACTAGGCAAAAAAATAAGAGTCCCAGTCTGACGAATCACCCAACTGCAAACAACAGGATATGAATTATGCAACATGAATTCAATTAAACAAATGTTAGAAAAACAACGGAAGAGACAGACACTGGGACCTCGATTGTGTGAAATTCACAGCATATGATTTCAGACTGTGTTCTCACCATGAAAGCCTTAACAACCTttcaaaaaaatccaaacaaagcTCATAAGGCTGAGAATAAATGTGTTCCATTGTGAGAATAAAGCTTTGCTTTGGAGAATGTTATATATAAACATGAacaagaaaacttttttttctgtttcagaatTAATTCACATATAGGACACTGCACTTGCAAGAGAGATGATCTTCTCTATAGAACAGTGGCTCTGTCCACGTTCACACACATGGATTATTATCATAATTCTAACCCTAATACTAATCCTAGACCACAGCATTTCCCCAGTGGAGACTTCCACTAAAGCAACTTTACTGAGCTGCACTAATCCATAGATCTGGATTTTTACTTCAAATTTCTGTATATATAATTCATCCCACCACAATTGTTATGGGGAAAAAAGTGCTTGTGATAATTGAACAGCCATTTTTACAGTTCTGTTGATAATTCAGTTAACATTGGGAACAAACAAATTTCACGCAGGCTGCATCAAGTTGCATTGGATAGCAATTTCCATGGAAAATATactagaaaaataaacaggtgaaatatgttttgaaatagaataaaactattttataaATGCCCACtctcataaaaacacacacgaggacacactgttttctgtaaaacatttaaagtttggTATGTGGCTTCTTGATATGAACATTGAAAATGAACAACCAACCTGCGTTCATTGTGGAACATCATCATCCACGGAAACAGCGCGTTATCCTCATGTTTGACCACACGGACCGTGTCCCCCCAAAAGACGCGGAAAACTTAATCCAAATTCGTGCACATTGCGGGAAGATCAAGTTGTAGAGGAGAAGTTGCAGAACATGTCATCTCGGATTTCTCCAGGTAAAGTGTAGTTGTGGAAGACGTCTGTGCAGCAGAGCCTTCAGCCGGCGTGCATCTCCAGTGCTGATGCTACAGTAAACTGGTGCGCTCCTCTGAAAACGGGAGGTGCAGCTTGGCGTTTCCTGAGGCAGGGCTACAGCGCGGACGCGGAGCGCGAACCAAAACCGTTCCTCTTtatgtttcagcttttctgtGCGCAGAATAATATCATCAAAGATGATTCATGACCTAACACATTTGCATCTggtcatgttttgtttcaccATTCTGCGCCACAGATGTGATGAAATATGCTAGATAAAGGAGGATAAACTCGAGGTAATTCAAACCAAATCTACTTTGAGCTACAAATATAAGGATCAGTCcttattttcaattttctgtGATGACTGACAGTTTTAAATCTGTATCTATACCATGtttgtacaaagaaaaaaacacttctgCCTCGTGTTTTGGTGTATTTTAGTGTAAGGGACATGTCTGTTGGCAGGTGTATATTTGGCACCAATAATACACTACATCAGCAATTCAAATGTGTAGTGACACACTTTTTAAGCTTTGCGCGACTGAAGCTTAATGTGTAGAGAGGAAtataaactgcagaaatgaaGCATAgattcttctgttttctccaacaTGTTTTGCACATGGATTATTTCCTGACTTAGAACAGTACATAGAAAGGTTCCTAAAATCAGTTTCCAAAAACAGTTTCTCTAGGACAGTAAAGCTTTTGCTTTTGGCCAGGTTTCCTGGCCCGGCATCTGTTGCATGATTGAATGAATGCAACCCTCTAAAACCCTCTCCTCATAACAGGAAACTGCTCTCCCTATTTCCTGCACAACAGGCAACACTTCCTTAGCAACAAATGGGAAAGGTTGGTAATGTTAACCCCTTGGGTAACCTCTAACAGAGCTGATTGACTGGTGTGCTGCAGAGCCTGATGATTCGAGGAACAGACTAACTTTGACCGACTCCTGTCAGGGACTCATGGTGGGTTTTCAAGGACAGAGACACCTTGTGCATCACAGGGGGGAGGCTGGGATCATAGCCCACTTGAGGTCTTTGATTTGACAGCTCCCAGCGCTGGTTAAATGCCCACACATTGGGATGACAGTATCttaccttttttctttctttttaacatACGTGAAGGTCAAACGACACTGCAGACCACAGGGATTTTTACAGGAGAGTCCTAGTTGATGATGATAGAGTagagaaacagagcaaaagaaTCCACCACGCTGTATCACCATGGGGCTCTGGTCCTGGCTCCTGCATCGGAGTACAGACCCATACATTATACACACAGTAAAATTCCCATTCCAGATGGTTTGGTGCAGGAAGGATTAAGCTCTGCTGCAGGTGCAAAGCTCTATCAAGCTTTAAGACATAGCTAATGTTATCTCTGCACTTGCATTACCTcattaaagaataaatattaTGGTGTGTGTAATTATACCATTTCTGAATTATTAAGAATGCCACTAAAAAGGGTATTAATTATGAAATGGGTTGAAGATGCAGTAATTGAGCTGTTAATTTGCGTAAATAGGATGCTGAGTAATGTATTTTGCAATATACTTCAACAccacaaaaacagcagtaaatcaCTTTGACTCAGTTGTTTTGCTTCCACTTGTTACAGTGTGATACTGTAATAACCATAATGGAGTG
Proteins encoded in this window:
- the fgd5a gene encoding FYVE, RhoGEF and PH domain-containing protein 5 isoform X2, with amino-acid sequence MNADFQNPLQVPQPKIRSHLTIKVQSKLMSRPCPTVRGPKPPVAPKPKPLFESLPQGEPCCQQSLSNGDLSYSDGETEDLHEMAEENQDKEEKSEGEDGVNDSGTGESNKEDIAEGGAEKEQEADILENDGGISSIGSEDTIKADDAVDTTEDENTDQPEGGNHTDDENTLTPSLLLTETKDAAGEEEEEEEEERFSEKTEILGDALEHSDEHVDEENLDLTQPLIQGDKDTDIRLNDAESEQSENCFNSDLVTDEAELEAGGFAFGFSVLPTLAEEYPYDVIGHTDDASDTCESCDPAETGDTEVWQPERATKDLSGCFRFKSSTEDVFGPYSVIEAVPGDTTGIADPEWSQDDTDDKPSNEPQIPGASNQEPYYVSSDDVDKLEDKQALSEHGEIEEGIKQPNQYNTTAKDTESADEYADIDESLCPKANELEQLECISSEDYVEIGDEDDEAETEKKHIKGKSVKERTAKREQAFRSQRKSCQPRLRLCNITVPADLDLGRTPELTNRVVFAHTTEAFEEDIEELDCHIVPYYEDTDSDSDEHIYEEAGFDSEGENFVTLDRKTIVTRSRSYSGKIPGYVPETVPEETGTEYQTHDYCTVALDKNNEPLSHSQQPEINCPIPSIKSRSFLLYSRSTDGPDLSLTTPTETGPFLKDEIRIRRKDDNLSLPCVITSSGSFSQRSHQSSSGVSTPTSLVDIPPPFELAYITKRPVTKSSPSLLIQHEPSDIPKKKTSSFKRFLALKFKRKPDSKGFSDGSVRSSRSSSESSHHGPVRVIELDRRSTGSSPQLPSHIVTTQQHSSDSPSTFVLYKDYQRRKGDLKTYGRNVSRVESFEERSRRSAMPLPLTKPRSISFPSADTSDYENIPAMSSDYENIQIPGRPTRSHTVTEFFEDPNRTTVASNENDGYVDMNSFPGIETKPQPSKADTESAYTEPFPMNPVSAGLSADEDHGRTSEEEEGVADQSYDRQIDGRSRAFYIAKELVDSERLHVSALKYLQEDFRSAVVEAMGEEGDRVLGEQRLGEILGVLPQVCALHSSILTELEERISQWEESQRFADVILSHREDFSVFDTYVSDYDRSMFLLEESCKNKPVFASIVKKFETRGPAEAEIPLKHQLLQVIVRVLQYRMLLTDYLNNLSPDSKEYEDTQAALVIVSEVADQANDNLKQGENLLRLVHIEYSMKGKRDLLKPGRMFVKEGTLMKVSRKSRQPRHLFLMNDIMLYTYPQQDGKYRLKNTLSLSGMKVGKPILDNVLNCLRIEVSDITITLSASSVGEREDWFHTLSRAIADHAAGLCTFGGPCSEAREKLWMALGEAAPVHVPVSHVMMCMNCSSDFSLTLRRHHCNACGKVVCRACSRNRYPLKYLKDRVAKVCDHCYAELRKRGGSVSGACGNTSPRTHRASRPLSAVFQNLQPPSLWKSRKSTASLNQVSLGTEGSTMSGSLQRRKKSKRKWKRLWFLLKDKDKVASESLPLQGFTVKLTERPEGEESSNVFHLYHKKTLYYTFRADDQHTARRWVNAMEEATVL
- the fgd5a gene encoding FYVE, RhoGEF and PH domain-containing protein 5 isoform X1; amino-acid sequence: MNADFQNPLQVPQPKIRSHLTIKVQSKLMSRPCPTVRGPKPPVAPKPKPLFESLPQGEPCCQQSLSNGDLSYSDGETEDLHEMAEENQDKEEKSEGEDGVNDSGTGESNKEDIAEGGAEKEQEADILENDGGISSIGSEDTIKADDAVDTTEDENTDQPEGGNHTDDENTLTPSLLLTETKDAAGEEEEEEEEERFSEKTEILGDALEHSDEHVDEENLDLTQPLIQGDKDTDIRLNDAESEQSENCFNSDLVTDEAELEAGGFAFGFSVLPTLAEEYPYDVIGHTDDASDTCESCDPAETGDTEVWQPERATKDLSGCFRFKSSTEDVFGPYSVIEAVPGDTTGIADPEWSQDDTDDKPSNEPQIPGASNQEPYYVSSDDVDKLEDKQALSEHGEIEEGIKQPNQYNTTAKDTESADEYADIDESLCPKANELEQLECISSEDYVEIGDEDDEAETEKKHIKGKSVKERTAKREQAFRSQRKSCQPRLRLCNITVPADLDLGRTPELTNRVVFAHTTEAFEEDIEELDCHIVPYYEDTDSDSDEHIYEEAGFDSEGENFVTLDRKTIVTRSRSYSGKIPGYVPETVPEETGTEYQTHDYCTVALDKNNEPLSHSQQPEINCPIPSIKSRSFLLYSRSTDGPDLSLTTPTETGPFLKDEIRIRRKDDNLSLPCVITSSGSFSQRSHQSSSGVSTPTSLVDIPPPFELAYITKRPVTKSSPSLLIQHEPSDIPKKKTSSFKRFLALKFKRKPDSKGFSDGSVRSSRSSSESSHHGPVRVIELDRRSTGSSPQLPSHIVTTQQHSSDSPSTFVLYKDYQRRKGDLKTYGRNVSRVESFEERSRRSAMPLPLTKPRSISFPSADTSDYENIPAMSSDYENIQIPGRPTRSHTVTEFFEDPNRTTVASNENDGYVDMNSFPGIETKPQPSKADTESAYTEPFPMNPVSAGLSADEDHGRTSEEEEGVADQSYDRQIDGRSRAFYIAKELVDSERLHVSALKYLQEDFRSAVVEAMGEEGDRVLGEQRLGEILGVLPQVCALHSSILTELEERISQWEESQRFADVILSHREDFSVFDTYVSDYDRSMFLLEESCKNKPVFASIVKKFETRGPAEAEIPLKHQLLQVIVRVLQYRMLLTDYLNNLSPDSKEYEDTQAALVIVSEVADQANDNLKQGENLLRLVHIEYSMKGKRDLLKPGRMFVKEGTLMKVSRKSRQPRHLFLMNDIMLYTYPQQDGKYRLKNTLSLSGMKVGKPILDNVLNCLRIEVSDITITLSASSVGEREDWFHTLSRAIADHAAGLCTFGGPCSEAREKLWMALGEAAPVHVPVSHVMMCMNCSSDFSLTLRRHHCNACGKVVCRACSRNRYPLKYLKDRVAKVCDHCYAELRKRGGSVSGACGNTSPRTHRASRPLSAVFQNLQPPSLWKSRKSTASLNQVSLGTEGSTMSGSLQRRKKSKRKWKRLWFLLKDKVLYTFTAREDKVASESLPLQGFTVKLTERPEGEESSNVFHLYHKKTLYYTFRADDQHTARRWVNAMEEATVL